The sequence below is a genomic window from Paenibacillus silvisoli.
CTGGCGATTGCGCGGTTCAGCGTTCGTGACGAGCGAATCGAGCAGCTTTTGGGCGACCGCGGCAACCTCCTCGATGGCGATGTTGAACGCGGCCTCGTTCGCTTTGGACGGCGTGTTGAAACCGGACAGCTTGCGGACAAATTGCAGCGCGGCAGCGTGGACTTCTTCCTCGCTGGCAGGCGGGTCGAAGTTAAACAGCGTCTTTATGTTTCGGCACATGAATTTCGAGCTCCTTTGCAATGGCATAGTCTATTCGCTATTAATTACCATCTTACTACACACCATCCCCGTCCACCAGCCGCATTCTCCGCACATGTACCGATTCGCCGCCAGCTGAATAAAGTGGAGAATCTGAGTTTACTCACCCTCCAGGAGGTCCGACCGCCGAACATGATACCTGTTTACCCGTATTACGCCAAGAAAACCATTTGC
It includes:
- a CDS encoding DUF2277 domain-containing protein, which codes for MCRNIKTLFNFDPPASEEEVHAAALQFVRKLSGFNTPSKANEAAFNIAIEEVAAVAQKLLDSLVTNAEPRNRQIEIERAKIRSIKRFGGAGTKI